From a region of the Coleofasciculus sp. FACHB-1120 genome:
- a CDS encoding NIL domain-containing protein has protein sequence MKKRVTLTFPKRAIQMPVTYRLAKDFNVAANIIRAQVAPNQIGKLVVELLGDIDAIDAAIEWMRSQDISVSFASREIVIDEDVCVHCGLCTGVCPTEALTLEPQTFRLNFTRSRCIVCEQCIPTCPVEAISTNF, from the coding sequence GTGAAAAAACGAGTAACGCTGACGTTTCCCAAACGAGCTATTCAGATGCCAGTGACTTATCGACTGGCAAAGGATTTTAATGTCGCGGCGAATATTATTCGCGCCCAAGTAGCACCCAATCAAATAGGGAAGCTAGTGGTGGAACTTTTGGGCGATATTGATGCAATAGATGCGGCAATCGAGTGGATGCGATCGCAAGACATCAGCGTTTCTTTTGCCAGCCGCGAGATCGTGATTGATGAAGACGTTTGCGTTCACTGTGGGTTATGCACTGGCGTTTGTCCCACAGAAGCTCTGACATTAGAACCGCAGACATTTCGGCTTAATTTTACGCGATCGCGCTGTATTGTCTGCGAACAGTGCATTCCCACCTGTCCTGTAGAGGCAATTTCTACCAATTTTTGA
- a CDS encoding thioredoxin family protein encodes MAVNSPESTTSSQPPSPGTGAKRVTNFLIAIVAIVLSVLLFLGLQTETSSVSLDTQAEQSTPLEVALSNGKPTLMEFYANWCTSCQAMAKDLGELKEQYADSMNFVMLNVDNNKWLPEMTRYRVDGIPHFVYFGNNGDAIAQTIGEVPRPVMQANIDALVASVPLPYAQAGGQVSAFQSPVTPAKASQDDPRSHGSQVKSN; translated from the coding sequence ATGGCTGTGAATTCACCTGAATCAACTACAAGCTCCCAGCCGCCGTCGCCAGGAACCGGCGCGAAACGGGTCACAAACTTCTTGATTGCCATAGTAGCGATTGTCCTCAGCGTTCTCCTATTCTTGGGACTGCAAACTGAGACAAGTTCAGTTTCCCTCGACACCCAAGCTGAGCAATCTACACCGTTAGAAGTGGCTTTGAGTAATGGCAAGCCGACGTTGATGGAATTTTATGCGAACTGGTGTACCAGCTGTCAGGCGATGGCAAAGGATCTGGGCGAACTAAAAGAGCAGTATGCTGATTCGATGAATTTTGTGATGCTGAATGTAGATAACAATAAATGGTTGCCAGAGATGACGCGCTACCGCGTTGATGGAATTCCCCATTTTGTCTATTTCGGCAACAACGGAGACGCGATCGCTCAAACGATTGGCGAGGTGCCTCGTCCCGTCATGCAGGCAAACATTGACGCCCTAGTTGCCTCTGTACCTCTGCCTTACGCCCAAGCTGGGGGACAGGTTTCTGCCTTCCAATCACCCGTTACACCCGCCAAAGCCAGTCAAGATGACCCTCGCAGCCACGGTAGCCAAGTCAAAAGCAATTAA
- a CDS encoding PfaB family protein — protein sequence MEKIAIIGLSSLFPGAESPEQYWQNLIAKKDFKSLATAEQMGVDPQKFYSTEKGKLDKYYCLKGGYIRDFQLDTSEYQMAPELLKNLDEIYQWSLYVSKQALKDSGYLGNQSVLEKCGVILGNLSFPTRFSHRFFAPIYQKFLDSALQQLLKEESFQLKKPSSDVSLLNGMLSGYPAAVIAQALSLSGINLSLDAACATSLYAVKLACHYLLSGKADLMLAGAVSCADPFFINMGFSIFHAYPEDGISRPFDKSSGGLVAGEGAGMVVLKRYSDALRDGDRIYATICGVGLSNDGKGKFVLSPNPKGQILAFERAYIEAGIHPNSIDYIECHATGTPVGDITELNSMETFFGQHQTVPLIGSVKSNFGHLLTAAGIAGLIKVILSMSEEVIPATIDVIDPLSSEKGAIAAEQMVTSPTPWPQKLPTKRAAINAFGFGGTNAHLILESSEDIGSGKERAKAATNTSIQNPKSQTQNRLAIVGMDAFFGSCKSLDAFERTIYEGTQHFIPLPPQRWQGIEEQPQLLKEYGLATGEAPLGAYIQDFELDFLNFKIPPRDEDQLIPQQLLMLKVADNAIKDAKLAQGGNVAVIVAMGTELSLHQYRGRCDLSWQIKESLEQANISLSPEKLAELEAITKDSLHPPAQVNRYTSFIGNVMASRISAQWDFTGPSFTISAEENSVFKALEVAQLLLSNGEIDAVVVGAVDLSGGLENVLFRQQLAPINQGIPTLSFDENANGWMVGEGSGAVVLKRHEAAKQEQDRIYAVIDAISLIQDNANHQSTSDRTLTQACQQAFDLAGVQPTDIGYLEVFGSGVAPEDEAEIKGLLSAYQTSQASLSCCLGSVKANIGHTYAASGMASLIKTVLCLYHRYIPATPQWSRPKMPQLWQGSPFYVATESRTWFLEPEASKRVAAINGLGIDGTYSHIILSEELSQKERPSKYLEQTPFYLFPLTANHQSALLERLNSLQNLIETADDLSVAATQTFTAFGQSPQATYTLAIVGSNKQEILREIRLAIAGIKKSFETGGEWKTPLGSYFTPKPLGKEGKVAFVYPGMASSALGLGRDIFQLFPKVYDSFSTLTHSPGQVMHEKLHYPRSLEKLSSQAQAEKQAEFLGDGVVMCQTGISLAVLYSLILRQYFHVQPQVAFGYSLGAAITMLFALDIWRDDGKINDALVASPLFKTDLCGPCLAGRRFWDLPESDRSEKFWISYVLKAPVSAVKEVLKHEKRVYLSFINTPDEVVIGGEPQACLRVIETLQCKYFPMNFDSVLHCEPTNTEYDGLVELLTIPIQNVPDIQFYSGVDYAPIKLDTNSLAHNAAKICCTTVDFPRIIHRVYEDGARIFIELGAGNNCSRCISETLKQQEYVAMSINTKGVDDHTGVVRVLAKLVSHGVSVDLSPLYSQPPEKSIQRQSIVKKVTLGGSRIYSKILTAENCETFQKEIANTGNKSKIMTIAKDPQQTTNHQEQMMKIFQLQIAVAEQLLNQNISVKDKGQIAPATSDSQRNSYTKPSNIVWDEADLLEFAEGKISRVFGQDYDIIDSYSRRVRLPVPPYLLVSRVTKLDGEINSFKPSSITTEYDIPQNAWYAVDGQAPWAISVESGQCDLLLISYLGIDFENKGELVYRLLDCTLTFLDDLPKEGQTLRYDISINSFVRSGDNLLFFFSYECFVGDKMILKMDGGCAGFFSDEQLENGKGIIVSDKELEERSKIPKQKFEPLLICQKTSLDESDMLRLTEGNIAACLGDHYWQDGLNPSLRLPPKAMLMIDRVTSVEPTGGAWGLGLIIGEKFLDPDHWYFPCHFKDDQVMAGSLMAEGCGQLLQFYLLYLGLQTYTTDARFQPIPGLPQVVRCRGQVTPISGKLIYRMEITEIGITPKPYAKCNVEVILNGKIVVHFKDLGLQLSEKNPNHSISAEQAINNSQQKAGLPRKPALLNEDQVNEFCLGSVAKCFGPEFAIYDNGSVKASRMPNTHLNLVHRVLAVNGKRHELTKNSSIVTEYDVPPEPWYCRQNSSPTIPYSILMEIALQPCGFLSAYLGTTLLYPNQDLYFRNLDGQGRLLKDIDVRGKTITNTARLLSSSNIQGVIIQSFDFQMVCDGEPFYEGTAAFGHFSPQSLANQVGLDRGKDVPPWYETENTTGLLKAKIDLRSQETRAKFYHINEARPYYRLAQYQLDLLNEVRIIEGGGNYQQGYIYARKEVKPNDWYFRCHFYLDPVMPGSLGIEGILQAMQVYALQFDLGKQFKSPRFVQAIDHPIVWKYRGQIPHGHTEMYLEVHISKVDITPNKVTLIGDASLWKPNLRIYEVKDIALCLVESD from the coding sequence ATGGAAAAAATTGCAATCATTGGTTTATCTAGCTTGTTTCCAGGCGCAGAAAGTCCTGAGCAATACTGGCAGAATTTAATTGCTAAAAAAGATTTTAAAAGCTTGGCAACAGCCGAACAAATGGGAGTAGATCCCCAAAAATTTTATTCTACAGAAAAAGGGAAGCTGGATAAATACTATTGTTTGAAAGGAGGCTATATTCGAGATTTTCAGTTAGATACCAGCGAGTATCAGATGGCTCCGGAGTTACTGAAAAACTTAGATGAAATTTATCAATGGTCTTTATACGTCTCAAAACAAGCTTTAAAAGATAGCGGTTATTTAGGCAATCAATCAGTTCTGGAAAAATGCGGCGTGATCCTGGGAAATCTTTCTTTTCCTACCCGCTTTTCCCATCGCTTTTTTGCACCAATCTATCAAAAATTTCTCGATTCAGCCCTTCAGCAACTTTTAAAAGAAGAATCTTTCCAACTAAAAAAACCATCTTCTGATGTCTCTCTTTTAAATGGAATGTTATCCGGGTATCCGGCAGCAGTTATTGCTCAAGCGCTGTCTTTATCCGGTATCAATTTATCTCTGGATGCAGCCTGTGCAACATCGCTGTATGCAGTTAAATTAGCTTGTCACTATCTGTTATCCGGCAAAGCTGACCTGATGTTAGCGGGTGCGGTGAGTTGCGCCGATCCGTTCTTCATCAATATGGGATTTTCTATTTTCCACGCTTATCCAGAAGATGGGATATCGCGTCCTTTTGATAAGTCATCCGGAGGACTCGTGGCTGGGGAAGGAGCCGGAATGGTTGTCCTGAAACGATATAGCGATGCGCTGCGAGATGGCGATCGCATCTACGCCACAATCTGCGGTGTTGGCTTATCGAATGACGGGAAAGGGAAATTCGTCCTCAGTCCTAATCCCAAAGGGCAAATCTTAGCCTTTGAACGGGCATATATCGAAGCCGGAATACATCCCAACAGTATCGATTACATCGAGTGTCATGCCACGGGTACTCCGGTCGGAGATATCACCGAACTCAACTCGATGGAAACCTTCTTCGGTCAGCATCAAACGGTACCTCTGATTGGTTCTGTCAAATCCAATTTTGGTCACTTGTTGACGGCTGCGGGGATCGCGGGTCTCATCAAAGTGATTTTGAGCATGAGCGAAGAGGTCATCCCGGCGACAATCGACGTAATTGACCCCCTCAGTTCGGAAAAAGGCGCGATCGCTGCTGAGCAGATGGTCACTTCCCCGACACCTTGGCCTCAAAAATTACCTACCAAACGTGCCGCTATCAATGCTTTTGGTTTTGGTGGCACCAATGCTCATTTGATTTTGGAGTCATCAGAAGACATCGGAAGTGGGAAAGAAAGGGCAAAGGCAGCGACAAATACCTCGATCCAAAATCCAAAATCTCAAACCCAAAATCGACTCGCGATCGTCGGCATGGATGCCTTTTTTGGCTCCTGTAAAAGTTTAGATGCCTTCGAGCGCACAATTTATGAAGGAACGCAGCATTTTATCCCCCTTCCGCCTCAGCGTTGGCAAGGTATCGAAGAGCAACCCCAATTACTCAAAGAATATGGCTTGGCGACTGGCGAAGCGCCTCTAGGAGCCTACATCCAAGATTTTGAACTCGATTTCTTAAATTTCAAAATCCCGCCCCGCGATGAAGATCAACTCATTCCTCAACAGCTATTAATGCTAAAGGTGGCGGACAACGCCATCAAAGATGCAAAACTCGCTCAAGGGGGAAATGTCGCCGTGATTGTGGCGATGGGGACAGAACTCTCCCTACACCAGTATCGGGGTCGATGCGATTTATCTTGGCAAATCAAAGAAAGCTTGGAACAAGCGAATATTTCTTTGTCTCCCGAAAAACTTGCCGAACTGGAAGCCATTACCAAAGATAGCTTGCATCCTCCGGCGCAAGTCAACCGATACACCAGCTTCATCGGTAATGTGATGGCTAGTCGCATTTCCGCCCAATGGGATTTCACGGGTCCCTCTTTCACCATTTCTGCCGAAGAAAATTCGGTTTTTAAAGCTTTAGAAGTCGCTCAATTACTTCTGTCTAATGGAGAAATCGATGCTGTTGTCGTCGGTGCGGTCGATCTCTCTGGGGGATTGGAAAATGTATTATTCCGCCAGCAGTTAGCACCGATTAATCAAGGGATTCCTACCTTAAGCTTTGATGAAAATGCGAATGGCTGGATGGTCGGTGAAGGCTCAGGTGCCGTAGTTTTAAAGCGACACGAAGCAGCCAAACAAGAGCAAGACCGAATTTATGCTGTTATTGATGCCATCAGCTTAATTCAGGATAATGCTAATCATCAATCGACGAGCGATCGCACCCTCACACAAGCTTGTCAGCAGGCGTTCGATTTAGCAGGTGTTCAACCTACAGACATTGGGTATCTGGAAGTTTTTGGCAGTGGCGTTGCACCAGAAGATGAAGCCGAAATCAAAGGTTTACTCTCTGCCTATCAGACGTCCCAAGCAAGCTTGAGTTGTTGCCTGGGCAGTGTCAAAGCCAACATTGGTCATACCTATGCTGCTTCCGGGATGGCAAGTTTAATCAAAACTGTCCTCTGCTTATATCATCGGTACATTCCTGCGACTCCCCAGTGGTCTAGGCCGAAAATGCCTCAGCTTTGGCAAGGCAGTCCCTTCTACGTCGCCACCGAATCGAGAACTTGGTTTTTAGAACCCGAAGCATCTAAGAGAGTCGCTGCCATCAACGGTTTAGGAATAGATGGCACTTATTCTCACATCATCCTCTCGGAAGAATTGAGTCAAAAAGAGCGTCCCAGCAAGTATCTCGAACAAACACCGTTCTATCTATTTCCCCTCACCGCTAATCATCAATCTGCTTTGCTCGAACGGCTGAATTCGCTCCAGAATCTGATTGAAACCGCTGACGATTTATCAGTTGCAGCGACACAGACCTTTACTGCTTTTGGGCAATCCCCCCAGGCAACTTATACCCTAGCGATTGTCGGTTCTAATAAACAGGAAATACTGCGGGAAATCCGCTTAGCGATCGCAGGGATTAAAAAAAGCTTTGAAACTGGCGGAGAATGGAAAACACCGCTTGGCAGTTATTTCACACCGAAACCTTTAGGAAAAGAGGGTAAAGTTGCCTTCGTTTACCCAGGTATGGCTAGTTCTGCTCTCGGACTAGGACGGGACATTTTCCAGCTATTTCCTAAGGTTTACGATAGCTTCTCAACTCTGACTCACTCTCCAGGTCAGGTCATGCACGAGAAACTTCATTATCCCAGAAGTTTAGAAAAACTTTCCAGTCAAGCACAAGCAGAGAAACAGGCAGAATTTCTGGGTGACGGAGTAGTAATGTGCCAAACCGGAATCAGTTTGGCAGTGCTATATAGTCTCATTCTCAGACAGTATTTCCATGTCCAACCCCAAGTTGCATTTGGGTATAGCTTGGGTGCAGCTATCACTATGCTGTTTGCACTTGACATTTGGCGCGATGATGGGAAAATAAACGATGCTTTAGTCGCATCTCCTCTATTTAAAACTGATTTATGCGGTCCCTGTTTAGCGGGACGTAGGTTTTGGGATTTGCCGGAAAGCGATCGCTCGGAAAAATTCTGGATTTCCTATGTTCTCAAAGCACCAGTATCGGCAGTTAAGGAAGTCCTGAAGCATGAAAAACGTGTTTATCTGTCATTCATCAATACTCCCGATGAAGTAGTCATTGGTGGCGAGCCGCAAGCTTGCTTAAGAGTTATTGAAACTCTCCAATGCAAATATTTTCCCATGAATTTTGACAGTGTATTGCACTGCGAACCAACAAATACTGAATATGACGGATTGGTTGAACTATTAACAATTCCTATTCAGAATGTACCCGATATTCAATTTTATTCTGGAGTAGATTACGCTCCGATTAAGCTAGACACGAATTCTCTGGCTCATAATGCCGCCAAAATCTGCTGTACAACAGTTGATTTTCCTAGAATTATTCATCGTGTCTACGAAGATGGTGCCAGAATCTTCATTGAGCTAGGCGCAGGAAACAACTGTTCCCGATGTATTAGCGAAACGCTTAAGCAACAAGAGTATGTTGCCATGTCCATCAATACAAAAGGCGTTGATGACCATACTGGGGTGGTCAGGGTTTTAGCAAAACTCGTGAGTCACGGTGTCTCCGTGGACTTGTCACCGCTTTATAGTCAACCACCAGAAAAATCCATCCAACGTCAATCAATTGTCAAAAAAGTTACTTTGGGTGGAAGCCGAATTTATTCTAAAATATTGACCGCTGAAAATTGTGAAACTTTCCAAAAAGAGATAGCAAACACGGGGAACAAATCAAAAATCATGACAATAGCCAAAGATCCACAACAGACAACTAACCATCAAGAGCAAATGATGAAGATATTTCAGCTACAAATCGCTGTAGCCGAACAATTATTGAATCAAAATATATCCGTTAAAGACAAGGGTCAGATAGCCCCTGCAACTTCAGATTCGCAGCGAAATAGTTACACAAAGCCTTCTAATATTGTTTGGGATGAAGCAGATTTACTGGAATTTGCTGAAGGGAAAATATCCCGTGTCTTCGGTCAAGACTATGACATTATCGATTCTTATTCCCGGCGAGTGCGGCTGCCAGTTCCTCCCTATCTCTTGGTGAGCAGAGTTACTAAACTCGATGGTGAAATAAATAGCTTTAAACCCTCTTCAATCACAACCGAATACGATATTCCCCAGAATGCCTGGTACGCTGTTGATGGTCAAGCGCCTTGGGCAATCAGCGTAGAATCAGGTCAATGCGATTTATTATTAATCAGCTACCTAGGAATCGATTTTGAAAATAAAGGCGAACTGGTTTATCGCTTGCTTGATTGCACCCTGACGTTTCTAGATGATTTACCCAAAGAAGGACAAACCCTACGTTATGACATTAGCATAAATTCTTTTGTGCGAAGCGGAGATAACCTACTATTTTTCTTTAGCTACGAGTGCTTTGTTGGGGATAAAATGATCCTCAAAATGGACGGAGGATGTGCTGGATTCTTCTCCGATGAACAACTCGAAAATGGAAAGGGAATTATTGTTTCCGATAAAGAGCTTGAAGAGCGAAGTAAGATTCCAAAGCAAAAGTTTGAGCCTCTGCTAATCTGCCAGAAAACAAGCCTTGATGAGTCAGATATGTTACGCCTTACCGAGGGTAATATTGCTGCCTGTTTAGGAGACCATTATTGGCAAGACGGCTTAAATCCCTCCTTGCGCTTGCCCCCGAAGGCAATGCTCATGATCGATCGGGTTACATCAGTAGAACCCACTGGAGGGGCTTGGGGTCTAGGTCTAATTATCGGCGAAAAATTTCTCGACCCAGATCATTGGTATTTCCCCTGCCACTTCAAAGACGATCAGGTGATGGCTGGTTCCTTGATGGCAGAAGGCTGTGGTCAACTCTTGCAATTCTATCTCCTCTATTTAGGATTGCAAACCTACACAACCGATGCTCGATTTCAACCAATTCCAGGTTTGCCACAGGTAGTCCGTTGCCGAGGACAGGTGACTCCCATTTCTGGCAAACTAATCTATCGGATGGAAATTACTGAAATCGGCATTACACCAAAACCTTATGCAAAATGTAATGTTGAAGTCATCCTGAACGGCAAAATCGTTGTTCACTTCAAAGATTTGGGCTTGCAGTTATCTGAAAAGAACCCTAATCATTCAATTTCTGCTGAACAAGCGATAAACAACTCTCAACAAAAGGCAGGATTACCCCGGAAACCAGCCTTATTAAATGAAGATCAAGTCAACGAATTTTGTCTGGGTTCGGTTGCTAAGTGTTTTGGGCCAGAATTCGCAATTTATGACAACGGTAGCGTCAAAGCTTCGCGGATGCCCAATACTCACCTCAATTTGGTGCATCGCGTTTTGGCAGTGAATGGTAAACGCCATGAACTAACAAAAAATTCCAGTATTGTTACTGAATATGACGTTCCCCCAGAGCCTTGGTATTGCCGCCAAAACTCATCTCCGACGATACCGTACTCAATTTTAATGGAGATAGCTCTGCAACCCTGTGGTTTTCTTTCGGCTTATTTAGGAACCACTTTGTTGTATCCAAATCAAGACTTGTACTTCCGCAATCTTGATGGGCAGGGTCGCCTTCTCAAGGATATAGATGTCCGAGGAAAGACGATTACGAATACGGCAAGATTACTTTCTTCATCTAATATCCAGGGAGTGATTATTCAAAGCTTTGATTTTCAAATGGTTTGTGATGGCGAACCATTTTATGAAGGAACTGCCGCATTTGGTCATTTTAGCCCCCAATCTTTGGCAAATCAGGTAGGACTGGATCGTGGTAAGGATGTTCCACCCTGGTACGAAACTGAAAATACAACTGGACTCCTTAAAGCAAAAATCGATTTAAGGAGCCAAGAAACTAGAGCCAAGTTTTATCACATTAATGAGGCTCGACCCTATTATCGTCTTGCTCAGTATCAGTTAGACCTCCTGAATGAAGTACGCATTATTGAAGGAGGAGGAAACTATCAGCAAGGCTACATCTATGCCAGAAAAGAGGTAAAGCCGAATGACTGGTATTTCAGATGCCATTTTTACCTTGACCCAGTCATGCCTGGTTCATTGGGAATTGAGGGGATTTTGCAAGCGATGCAAGTCTATGCCTTGCAGTTTGATTTAGGAAAACAATTCAAATCTCCCCGTTTTGTCCAAGCCATCGACCATCCAATCGTTTGGAAATATCGCGGACAGATTCCTCATGGTCATACTGAGATGTATTTAGAGGTTCATATTTCCAAGGTGGATATTACCCCAAACAAAGTCACCCTAATCGGTGATGCCAGTTTGTGGAAACCTAATTTGAGAATCTATGAAGTTAAAGACATTGCTCTTTGTTTAGTGGAGTCTGATTAA
- a CDS encoding PfaD family polyunsaturated fatty acid/polyketide biosynthesis protein: MLAVPLTQNKNGLRFSGNPNNQNPVWQGSLNSVAFDEEGIKTKLLNLEKPCYIVSKQGQIGITNEGYLGDANNGKAESVETLTAVPPLLPQQLGDPSFLTFHGVKYAYSTGSMANGISSEEMVIALGKEKILSAFGAAGLVPSRIETAIHRIQQALPEGPYAFNLIHSPSEAAIERGAIALYLQHGVTTVEASAFLDLTPNIVYYRAAGLSVNSANQIEIKNKIIAKVSRTEVATKFLQPAPTRMLKQLVAQGLITELQASLAEKIPMADDITVEADSGGHTDNRPLVCLLPSILALRDEIQEKYGYEQPVRVGAAGGIGTPQSALGAFMMGAAYVVTGSINQSCLEAGASTHTKNLLAQAAMADVSMAPAADMFEMGVKLQVLKRGSLFPMRAQKLFDFYKNYDSIEEIPLGEREKLEKEIFRKSLESVWQDTVAYFSQRDPDQITRADNNPKRKMALIFRSYLGLSSRWSNAGEKGREMDYQIWCGPSMGSFNEWVKGSYLAQANNRRVVDVAEHIMIGSAFLYRLQNLKLQGLSMPAQYWNYCPKPLF, translated from the coding sequence ATGTTGGCAGTACCTTTAACCCAAAACAAAAATGGTCTTCGTTTCTCAGGAAACCCAAACAACCAAAATCCAGTATGGCAGGGTTCTTTAAATTCTGTGGCTTTTGATGAAGAAGGTATCAAGACTAAACTGCTGAATTTAGAGAAACCCTGTTACATCGTTAGCAAGCAAGGTCAAATTGGTATTACTAACGAAGGTTATTTAGGCGATGCTAATAACGGCAAAGCTGAATCAGTAGAAACTTTGACGGCGGTGCCACCGCTACTTCCTCAACAGTTGGGAGACCCCAGTTTTCTGACTTTTCACGGCGTAAAGTATGCCTATAGTACCGGGTCAATGGCGAATGGCATTTCCTCAGAAGAAATGGTGATTGCCCTTGGTAAAGAGAAAATTCTCAGTGCCTTTGGTGCTGCTGGCTTAGTTCCTTCTCGCATTGAAACTGCTATCCATCGCATTCAGCAAGCACTTCCCGAAGGACCTTATGCATTTAATTTGATCCACAGTCCTAGTGAAGCTGCAATCGAGCGAGGCGCGATCGCTTTATATCTCCAACATGGCGTAACAACAGTAGAAGCTTCCGCATTTCTCGATTTGACACCCAACATTGTTTATTATCGGGCGGCTGGACTTAGCGTCAATTCGGCAAATCAAATCGAGATTAAAAACAAAATCATTGCCAAAGTTTCTAGAACAGAAGTTGCAACTAAGTTTTTGCAACCAGCACCCACTAGAATGCTCAAGCAATTGGTCGCTCAAGGGCTAATTACTGAGTTGCAAGCTTCCTTAGCCGAAAAAATTCCAATGGCTGATGATATCACTGTAGAAGCCGATTCTGGCGGTCATACAGATAATCGTCCGCTGGTTTGTCTCCTGCCTTCGATTCTGGCTCTCAGAGATGAAATTCAGGAAAAATATGGTTACGAACAACCTGTTAGAGTTGGAGCTGCTGGAGGAATTGGTACACCACAGTCAGCATTAGGGGCATTTATGATGGGAGCCGCTTATGTGGTGACTGGCTCCATTAACCAATCCTGTCTCGAAGCTGGAGCTTCTACTCATACCAAAAACTTACTAGCTCAAGCGGCTATGGCTGATGTCAGTATGGCACCAGCGGCGGATATGTTTGAAATGGGCGTGAAATTACAAGTTCTCAAACGTGGCAGTCTCTTTCCAATGCGGGCGCAAAAACTTTTTGATTTCTACAAGAACTATGACTCCATTGAAGAAATTCCGCTTGGGGAAAGAGAGAAATTAGAAAAAGAAATCTTCAGGAAGAGTCTAGAGTCAGTTTGGCAAGATACGGTTGCTTATTTTTCTCAACGCGACCCTGATCAAATAACCAGAGCAGATAACAATCCCAAACGTAAAATGGCTCTAATTTTTCGCTCGTATTTGGGATTATCTTCCCGCTGGTCTAATGCAGGCGAGAAAGGGCGCGAAATGGATTATCAAATCTGGTGTGGCCCCTCGATGGGCTCGTTTAATGAATGGGTGAAGGGTTCTTATCTGGCTCAAGCAAATAATCGTCGCGTAGTTGATGTTGCAGAGCACATAATGATTGGTAGTGCCTTTTTGTATCGGCTGCAAAACTTGAAACTACAGGGGTTATCGATGCCTGCACAATACTGGAACTACTGTCCAAAACCTCTTTTTTAG